The genomic DNA GACGCCGCCGGGATGCCAACTCTGCGCCGACATCACGCCGTGGGTGTTGACGTTGCCAACCAAGCAGGAAGGACTGTTGGGAGGAAGGATCGCGTTGTATCCGCTGTAGATCGGCATCCCGTCGTAAGCACGCGTGCCGCCGATGCGGTAGCCTCCCACATTTGCCGACGGCAAATATTCGCGGGCGTTACGATCCGCTTGAGCGAGGCAGAGGGCGGGATTGGTTTCCAGGCCGGTCAAATTCTCGACGGTGTTGCCGAAGACACTGCGGTTGCCGCGTGGGAAGCATCGCTCGGAAATCGCCATCGTGTTGCTGGTCCCATCGGTCACCGCAGCGAACGTCGCATAGCTGCGCGTGCCAAACAGACCACGGCGTCGGTAGGTCGCTTGGTTGCTGGCGCCGGTCACATGGTCACCGTGGCAGAACGAATAACTGGATGTCGCCGCTTCTCCATTTTCCCAGCGACCATTGCGCTTGTCGCCAACCGGGGAATCGGAAGGACAGTTCATCCCTTTGACCTGGAATTGGGAGCCCCACAAATCGTAATTTTGATCCCATGGGCTCGATCCTCCCGGACCGTAGGTGTTGCTGCCGAAAGTTTGTTGCGAATTGACCATGTCGGCCAAGGCCGTTTCTTCAAAGAAGGGCAACATCGAAACCATCGCGTTCAAACGATTAGTCGTGTGAGCAGGTCCGCCCGATCCGTGCGGGAACTTGCCATAAGTGTCGGCGTAGTTGTGTAGCGCCAAGCCAAATTGTTTCAGGTGGTTGTTGCACTGCAACCGGCGCGCTGCTTCACGGGCCGCTTGCACCGCTGGCAAAAGCAGGCCTACCAAAATTCCTATGATTGCAATGACAACTAACAGTTCAACCAGCGTGAAGCCTCGATTTTGCAGTTTCATGTCGACCACTTTCTCAGGAGCGTGAGGAAGCCCCGGGGGGGAGGAGGGACTTCGGAACGAAAGAAGGATAGAAATCAAAAATATTCCAACCCCAACCTCCCGGATTCTACAGCACCCCAAAGGGACCTTCAATCAAATTAAACACCATCTAGCGGACGCTACACCGCCATTACCAATGCAAAGGTGAACTACGGGGATGCGAAACATCCGAAACCTGGGAGGCAGGCGAAATCACGATTCCCGGTCTCTCCGCCACGCGACAGCGCGTTCATGGGGCTCCGAGCGACGGTTACTAAATCGTGGCAGCCAGTCAAAAGGATCGGCGGAGCCCAGCCCCGCTTTTGGTCTTCCATTGGTGGTTCACCGAGGACCGCCGAAGTCCAACAATCACGCGAGGTCACCGTCTTCCTTGGCGATGAACCATCGCGAGGAAGGATGCAACCTTGGCGACGAGACCGTGGTTCGATTGGCGTCCCGATCGGCATAGAGTCTTCCGCCCACGTTCATGCCGTTCAGGGGCCCCGCTGGCTTTATTGCTTCCTAGCGACCGAATCGCATGCGGGGCGAGCGATTGAGGATAATCCCGAACGCTGGGAAAGCTATTTGCGGGGAACGCATCGCTACCTAATGAAACGCTTTCCGTACGTCATTGTCTATCGTGTGGCAACGGATCGGATAGAAATCTTGGCCGTTGCTCACGGCAGGCAAAAGCCCGGATTTTGGAAGGAGCGATTGAAAACCGATTGACCGCCCACAATGTGTGGCCGCCCACGCTCGCGCGGCTTGCGTTTATTCACGAATTGTTTCGCGATGGCCGGGTAGGCTTGTTCCGTCGACGGTGAGGGAAATGATGCCGCGCCATGCTCATCGCTGCGGACGTTGGCGTAGCCTTCGGAATCCTTGTGTCGTGACCTTTGGCTTGACGAACGACGGGGTGCGTGGATTGGCGATCCCCATGGCATACTTTTCATGCGCGTATTTGTTGAAGTTCTCGATGTTTTCATTTTGAGTGTTGAAATCAAACTCAAAGTTCCAGGCCTCCAGATACCTGACCTCCAATTCGATTGCTTGGCGGTAGACGGTGGTGAAGTCTTCCGATTTGTCCCCAAAACGATAAGGTTGAGATGAGTTGCCGATAATCTGTCCGTAGATATCTCCCGGATAGTTCTTCAACGCCCGAATCAGAGCGGGCTGATACCTTGTGCCACCGGAGATCCACCACATCCCGGCACCGATTCGATCTCCATATCTTGGGTCTTGGTTCAGTTCGGTTAAGATTCGCATGGGGATTTCGGGCGATCCCAGAACTTCATGCACCTCGACCGCAATGGCACACGTGTCAAACGCGTCGGCAAATGCCATCGCCGCTTGTTTCACAGCACTTACCCAGACATCGGCGGTAAGACCGTTTCTTGTTAGTACGGCATAGGAGGTGCCGTTGAAATGCCCTTCCACTCCGTTCGCTGTCGCTTGAGGGACGTAGACAAGTTGGAGCCGGTTGTCGTTCGCAAATTTTTGGCTCACCGCATCGGCCAGTTCCTTTAGCCTCTTTTGAAACCGAGGATCCCACATTTTGGGAACAAGCCCCTCTTTCCCGCGGAACTGGATCGGCATCGTTTCGACCCCCTCGTCGATCAGCCAGGCGGGATAGTTGGGGCCTTGCGCGCTTCCACCGAGCCCCGCAGAGATGGCGAGGCTGAACGCTAAGGACTCTGCATTCCTGTTTCCTCGTGTGGCCATTTCGATCTGGCGATCGATGTCAGAAAAGTCATAACGCCCCTGCTGTGGTTCAAGCTTGCTCCACGACGTCCTGAGCAGCAGGCCTTTGCACAACGGATGAGTTGCTGACTTTGGAGTGACTTTCGACGAAAACACTCCGTAAGGCTTTGCGATTTCATTTTTGTCGCTGCGGGAACGTGTTTCTCCCGACGCGGAAGAAATTGTCGTTAGCAGGATCAGTCCTAATCCAAATGCGAATCTCATCGCGGAAGCCTTTTGGGTTGTGTACCGTGGGAATTCGAATGCCTCCGGCCTCGCCTGGCCGCCGATTCCTCACTCCCCCTCCTGAAAAACACTCTGGAAGCTGGAACCTTTGGCTCGCCAATCTATGAACCACGCTTAGAGTCCTAAGTTTCGTTCCTCTTGCAAGGTATTCGTCCTGCGGAAAGCAAATTTCGCGAATTCAACGCTTCCCCAAAAGGGTTTGCTTAGCCGCCAGCCCATTCATTTGAGCCAAGACGACTCTCTCATTGAGCCAGTCTCTTGCTGCAGTTTTTGTTGTGGCAAGTTGTCTCCGCACGGGAAACCCCAAGCTTCTTTCTGACGTCCGGTCCTCGATCAAGTATTCTGTTAGGTTCGAAGTCCATCCAAAATTCGCCACGCTGAAAGAATCATGTTGCTTTGCGAAACGAGGACGCTCCGCGTCGCCCGAGGTGTCATTTTCTTGCTGGTGCTTGCCTGCCAATCGCTTTGCGTCGCACAGGATCCGGCCGATACACGTCCGGTGGTCGGCTTGCGAGAGAATCCTCCCGACACCGTGTTCCTGAAAGATGGTCGATTAGTCATCCGCCCAGGGCAGGTGATTCCTTCGGCGTCGATCTTGATCCGTGGCAAGTCGATCATTGCGATCGGGCGCGACATTCAACCACCGCCCGGCGCCGACGTGATCGACTGTTCCGACAAATCGATCTACGCCGG from Rosistilla carotiformis includes the following:
- a CDS encoding DUF1559 domain-containing protein, whose product is MKLQNRGFTLVELLVVIAIIGILVGLLLPAVQAAREAARRLQCNNHLKQFGLALHNYADTYGKFPHGSGGPAHTTNRLNAMVSMLPFFEETALADMVNSQQTFGSNTYGPGGSSPWDQNYDLWGSQFQVKGMNCPSDSPVGDKRNGRWENGEAATSSYSFCHGDHVTGASNQATYRRRGLFGTRSYATFAAVTDGTSNTMAISERCFPRGNRSVFGNTVENLTGLETNPALCLAQADRNAREYLPSANVGGYRIGGTRAYDGMPIYSGYNAILPPNSPSCLVGNVNTHGVMSAQSWHPGGVNCVFADGSVRFITETIDTGNPGAAEKFSGASPYGVWGALATINGGEVASE
- a CDS encoding beta-galactosidase; translation: MRFAFGLGLILLTTISSASGETRSRSDKNEIAKPYGVFSSKVTPKSATHPLCKGLLLRTSWSKLEPQQGRYDFSDIDRQIEMATRGNRNAESLAFSLAISAGLGGSAQGPNYPAWLIDEGVETMPIQFRGKEGLVPKMWDPRFQKRLKELADAVSQKFANDNRLQLVYVPQATANGVEGHFNGTSYAVLTRNGLTADVWVSAVKQAAMAFADAFDTCAIAVEVHEVLGSPEIPMRILTELNQDPRYGDRIGAGMWWISGGTRYQPALIRALKNYPGDIYGQIIGNSSQPYRFGDKSEDFTTVYRQAIELEVRYLEAWNFEFDFNTQNENIENFNKYAHEKYAMGIANPRTPSFVKPKVTTQGFRRLRQRPQR
- a CDS encoding type II toxin-antitoxin system RelE/ParE family toxin, which encodes MQPWRRDRGSIGVPIGIESSAHVHAVQGPRWLYCFLATESHAGRAIEDNPERWESYLRGTHRYLMKRFPYVIVYRVATDRIEILAVAHGRQKPGFWKERLKTD